The nucleotide sequence AGCGCCTGGCGGTGCATCGGCCGCTGGCATTGCTGGAACATATTGAGGGGCTGCTGCCGTTGATCGACGCACGGCGGCGGTCGATTGAGGCAGCATCGGTTCAGACGGAAAGTGGAGTAAGAGTGGATGGATCAGTACAACGATAATCGCGGTGCGCAGGTGTCGCCGCCGCAAAGCAATCGCGAATGGCAACTGATCGAAAAACTGGTGCTGTCCATGCAGGACGAGCAGCGCAAGCAGCGCCGCTGGAGCATTTTTTTCCGCGCCGCAACGCTCGGTTATCTGGTGCTGGTGTTGCTGATGTTCCTGCCGTTGCGCGCGGGCTTCTCCGGCAGCATGGCGGCAGTGGAGCCGCACACGGCGCTGGTTGATGTCTCCGGCGTGATTGCCGATGGCGCAGAAGCCAATGCCGATGCCATCAGCCAGGGGCTGCGTCGCGCCTTCGAGGCGGAGCAGTCGAAGGCGGTGATGCTGCGCATCAACAGCCCGGGCGGTTCGCCAGTGCAGTCCGGTTATGTGTATAACGAAATCATGCGGCTGAAAGCCAAGTACCCGGAGAAAAAAGTCTACGCGGTGATCACCGATGTGGGCGCGTCCGGGGCCTACTATATTGCGGCAGCGGCGGATGAGATTTATGTGGACCCGGCCAGCATCGTCGGTTCCATCGGCGTGATCATGGCCGGCTTCGGCTTTACCGAGGCCATTGAAAAACTCGGTGTCGAGCGCCGCGTGCAGACTTCCGGTGAAAACAAGGCGC is from Isoalcanivorax pacificus W11-5 and encodes:
- a CDS encoding S49 family peptidase, which gives rise to MDQYNDNRGAQVSPPQSNREWQLIEKLVLSMQDEQRKQRRWSIFFRAATLGYLVLVLLMFLPLRAGFSGSMAAVEPHTALVDVSGVIADGAEANADAISQGLRRAFEAEQSKAVMLRINSPGGSPVQSGYVYNEIMRLKAKYPEKKVYAVITDVGASGAYYIAAAADEIYVDPASIVGSIGVIMAGFGFTEAIEKLGVERRVQTSGENKALMDPFQPQKPEQTAHFQGMLDQIHQQFIDAVKAGRGDRLQVAGHPELFSGLVWSGEEAVRLGLADGTGSPGQVAREVVGEEEIVDYSVLPHPLERLLGGFGVSIGKGVGQMLGVDGWSLR